One segment of Toxotes jaculatrix isolate fToxJac2 chromosome 8, fToxJac2.pri, whole genome shotgun sequence DNA contains the following:
- the LOC121186195 gene encoding E3 ubiquitin-protein ligase TRIM7-like isoform X1 produces MASANSFLSEDQFLCSICLDIFSEPVSIPCGHNFCKACITRHWEGKDRCQCPLCNEKFNKGLKLRVNTGFKEVVENFRKHCIVANNDVPVKPGQVPCDCCSGNKFKASKTCLVCLASFCETHLEAHQRVAALKRHKLTDPVQNLEDKICKKHNRMLELFCRKDLTRVCVLCTEHSDHDTVALEEAYVDKKAQMRKKKAEAQETKQKNRKKAQKTKRKGKDETTANSVVSNQMQAPHIWWFPYEGPHHFNRYSFAPRNKGFSGGRFYYEVQAEGRTGWDLGVVRESMRGKRTFTPNPRNGKWMIRLGSNNICKALHNYPVHLCLLRKPERVLVFVDYESGLVSFYDADTSVLIYSFTGCSFNERIFLFFSPSPTEDVSWVQRLWRKVQRKMRTQPSDTLFFFIAMVFACLIFSQQK; encoded by the coding sequence ATGGCCTCGGCCAATAGTTTTCTGTCTGAAGATCAGTTCCTGTGCTCCATCTGTCTGGATATCTTCAGCGAGCCTGTTTCTATTCCATGTGGACACAACTTCTGCAAGGCCTGTATCACCAGGCACTGGGAAGGCAAAGACCGGTGTCAGTGTCCACTGTGCAATGAGAAGTTCAACAAAGGGCTCAAACTCCGTGTCAACACCGGATTCAAGGAGGTTGTGGAGAATTTCAGGAAACACTGCATCGTGGCTAACAATGATGTCCCCGTTAAACCAGGTCAGGTACCATGTGACTGCTGCTCTGGCAACAAGTTCAAAGCCTCTAAGACCTGTTTGGTGTGTTTGGCTTCTTTTTGTGAGACACACCTCGAGGCTCATCAGAGAGTCGCTGCCTTAAAGAGGCATAAACTGACTGATCCTGTGCAGAACTTGGAGGACAAGATatgcaaaaaacacaacaggatgTTAGAGCTCTTCTGCAGGAAGGACCTGACTCGTGTTTGTGTCTTGTGTACAGAACATAGCGATCATGATACAGTCGCTTTAGAGGAAGCGTATGTAGACAAGAAGGCTcagatgaggaagaaaaaagcagaagcGCAGGAAAccaaacagaagaacagaaagaaggCTCAGAAGAccaagagaaaaggaaaagatgaaacGACAGCAAACAGTGTGGTGTCCAATCAAATGCAAGCTCCTCACATTTGGTGGTTTCCCTATGAAGGCCCACACCATTTCAATAGATATTCATTTGCTCCTCGAAACAAGGGCTTTTCTGGAGGGAGATTCTACTATGAGGTTCAGGCTGAAGGGAGGACTGGCTGGGATTTAGGAGTAGTCAGAGAGTCGATGCGTGGGAAGAGGACATTCACACCAAATCCCAGGAATGGAAAGTGGATGATTAGGTTAGGGAGTAACAATATCTGCAAAGCTCTACATAATTACCCTGTCCACCTTTGCTTGTTAAGGAAACCTGAGAGAGTGTTGGTGTTTGTAGATTATGAAAGTGGATTGGTGTCCTTTTATGATGCAGATACTTCAGTCCTGATCTACTCTTTTACTGGCTGCAGTTTCAATGAGAGAATTTTCCTATTCTTTAGCCCCAGTCCTACAGAGG